In Anaerolineales bacterium, a genomic segment contains:
- a CDS encoding glycosyltransferase family 4 protein gives MNILVASGIFHPDPGGPATYLYRLLPELQQRGHSVRVLSYGNAPSSGYPYPVQRIPFGRLPLVGTPIRWLRYALAYQRLARWADVIYLNTFGLPRLSEPPKRTVMKIVGDYAWERSVTRGWLPPDEDVDAFQTRAYAPRVEAYKTLRSRDAVAMDRIIVPSAYLGRMVTGWGVAADKVQVIYNALEGSPAALSATKREARSALGWSGDGHYLFTAARLTAWKGIDHLITALSDVHKVILVVAGEGPDMPRLRGLVHQWGVNTRIQFVGALPREKIPLYLRAADYLALYSGYEGLSHTILEALQMGTPVIASDRGGNPEIIRDGVNGWLVPHPNGDALRETLGKAFHEGRIERLAARTQHGLERFSWVKLVEETVMVLEG, from the coding sequence GTGAATATTCTCGTCGCCTCTGGCATTTTTCACCCTGATCCGGGCGGACCCGCCACCTATCTTTACCGTCTGCTGCCGGAACTGCAACAGCGCGGACACAGCGTGCGCGTGCTAAGCTATGGAAACGCCCCAAGCAGCGGCTACCCGTACCCCGTCCAACGTATCCCCTTTGGGCGACTGCCCCTTGTGGGGACGCCGATCCGCTGGCTGCGCTATGCCCTTGCCTACCAGCGCTTGGCGCGATGGGCAGATGTGATCTACCTGAACACCTTTGGCTTGCCCCGTCTGAGTGAACCGCCCAAGCGAACGGTGATGAAGATCGTTGGGGACTATGCGTGGGAACGCTCTGTCACGCGGGGGTGGCTGCCGCCCGATGAGGATGTCGATGCCTTTCAGACGCGCGCCTACGCACCCCGTGTAGAGGCATATAAAACGCTGCGCAGCCGAGACGCGGTGGCGATGGATCGGATCATCGTGCCGAGTGCCTACTTGGGGCGGATGGTCACTGGGTGGGGGGTGGCAGCGGATAAAGTACAGGTTATTTACAATGCATTGGAGGGATCACCAGCGGCGTTGAGCGCGACGAAACGCGAGGCACGGTCAGCACTAGGGTGGTCAGGCGATGGACACTATTTGTTCACGGCGGCGCGTCTAACGGCATGGAAGGGCATTGATCACCTAATCACTGCCCTAAGCGATGTTCATAAGGTCATTTTGGTCGTCGCTGGAGAAGGACCGGACATGCCCCGCTTACGGGGATTGGTTCACCAGTGGGGGGTGAACACTCGTATTCAATTTGTTGGGGCGCTCCCCCGTGAGAAAATACCGCTCTACCTGCGGGCGGCGGATTATCTGGCACTTTATTCCGGTTATGAAGGGCTATCACACACGATTTTAGAGGCGCTTCAAATGGGGACGCCGGTGATTGCGAGTGATCGGGGTGGAAATCCAGAGATCATCCGTGATGGGGTGAACGGCTGGCTTGTGCCGCACCCGAATGGAGATGCCCTGCGGGAGACACTGGGAAAAGCCTTTCACGAAGGGCGGATTGAACGCCTTGCCGCTCGCACACAACATGGGTTGGAGCGGTTTTCGTGGGTGAAGTTAGTGGAAGAAACGGTGATGGTGTTGGAGGGGTGA
- a CDS encoding LysM peptidoglycan-binding domain-containing protein: protein MRRDLSGEVLIALIVIGTLGLALAFGLLLTISQTARPTTTPAMGMAGTTVSAAAVTLEMPTEMPTRTPTEIAPSRGTASPTNPATATATATRPSASPTPPPTASQTIAPSAMGRPFATFTVTTRPTQGQSPTASITRTFTATATATGTARVSASPSRQPSATASRTIAATLRPSDTITATPPESRTPTAIPTATPTVGIRFPTAVPLTPTFPPLIIASLLPATPTLPIAMGANATPCQTPPGWAAYIVRAGDTLFGLAARAGVSMTVLVEGNCLGDGRLRAGAVIALPPRFFRVPTATPLPPIPSPEMGGILPGVNVQHCTTAGAKLYSPRPGSTVRGTLILYGEAIMPNFAFYKIELSTEGGDQLWNVGTSPTPVSAGILGTVDTSLFAPGVYWLTLTVVDQTSSYLPPCMVRVALGGGG from the coding sequence ATGCGTCGTGACCTGAGCGGAGAAGTTCTGATCGCCCTGATTGTGATTGGCACGTTGGGGTTGGCGCTGGCGTTTGGGCTGCTGCTGACGATCAGCCAGACGGCACGCCCAACAACGACGCCCGCAATGGGTATGGCGGGGACGACGGTGAGCGCCGCAGCGGTCACTCTCGAAATGCCTACAGAGATGCCAACAAGAACACCCACTGAAATTGCCCCATCAAGGGGAACTGCCTCGCCAACGAATCCGGCGACAGCAACGGCAACCGCCACGCGCCCTTCGGCAAGCCCAACGCCACCCCCGACGGCGAGCCAGACTATTGCCCCCTCTGCGATGGGGCGTCCCTTCGCCACATTCACGGTGACGACACGCCCAACACAGGGACAGTCTCCCACCGCCAGCATTACGCGCACCTTCACGGCGACAGCGACAGCGACGGGAACGGCGCGGGTCAGTGCATCGCCAAGCCGCCAACCAAGCGCAACGGCGAGCCGTACCATCGCTGCGACACTACGCCCCTCAGACACGATAACGGCTACGCCGCCTGAGAGCCGAACCCCCACAGCGATTCCCACCGCGACGCCGACAGTGGGTATACGCTTTCCGACGGCAGTCCCGCTGACGCCCACCTTTCCGCCGTTGATCATTGCCAGCTTGCTGCCCGCCACGCCAACGCTCCCTATCGCGATGGGGGCAAACGCCACGCCTTGCCAAACGCCCCCCGGATGGGCGGCATACATTGTGCGGGCGGGGGATACCCTCTTTGGGTTGGCGGCACGGGCGGGGGTGAGCATGACGGTGCTTGTGGAAGGGAACTGCTTAGGTGATGGGCGGCTGCGTGCCGGCGCGGTGATCGCCCTGCCGCCGCGTTTTTTCCGCGTCCCAACGGCAACGCCTCTGCCGCCGATCCCCTCGCCAGAGATGGGGGGCATCCTGCCGGGGGTGAATGTCCAACACTGCACAACGGCGGGGGCGAAACTCTACAGCCCGCGTCCGGGATCAACGGTACGCGGGACGCTAATTCTTTATGGCGAGGCGATCATGCCTAATTTCGCCTTCTACAAGATCGAACTCAGCACAGAGGGGGGCGACCAACTTTGGAATGTGGGGACGAGTCCGACGCCTGTTTCGGCGGGGATTTTGGGGACGGTGGATACGAGCCTCTTTGCGCCGGGCGTTTATTGGCTTACGCTGACGGTGGTTGACCAAACCAGCAGTTATCTACCGCCCTGTATGGTGCGTGTGGCGTTGGGAGGTGGGGGGTAA